The Liquorilactobacillus nagelii DSM 13675 DNA window AATTTCCCAAGAATCTACCTGAGTATCTGCTGCAGCAAGAACTTTTTTATTCGTTACGGCTGAATTATTTTGATCTTTTGTCGAAAGGGCTGTGCTAGCAACACTTGAACTATTTTCAGCTACCACATTATTTTCGTTACTTGAACTATTGTTTGTTACGGTTTCACTTGAAGATACTGCTGAAGAACTTGAGCTCGAAACTTGACTGCTACTTTGCGAATTTGCACTAGTTTGCTGCGCATCTTGTGATGTTTTAGAATCACTAACTGATTCTGCCTTAGATGCATTTGAAGAAGCTGTACTATCTGTTGATTTGTTGGTATCTTCTTCATCAGTAGCAGAGTTTGCTGATTCTGAACTTGATCTAACCGAACTTGATGTAACTTGATCACTTGAACTTGAGTTACTTGAGCTCATAGTTAAGCTGGTCTTAACATCATTAGTGTCATTTGCTGCAGCATGAACTGGAGTGTTTGAGGAAATAGTTAATAAAACTCCGGCAGCCACCATTCCCGCCAGAAATGTATGTAAAACATCATGATAATGCTTTGATTGAATAGTTGTTTCAGATTTAATTAATTTTTCAAGAGTTTGTTTTTTCAAAATAATTCCCCTTTTTTTGGCTTTTTATAAAGTAATTATAAAGCAATTTCGAAATTAAATAAACATCTTATATAAAATAAAAATGATTATTCATTTTCGAATAATCATTTTTATGAATCATTTATTTTTTAAATTTTGGTGTGAAATCATCTTTTTCAATTGTAAAACGTGGTCGTTGTTTTGTTTCTTTGAAAATCTTTCCCACATACTCTCCAATAACACTCACACATACCAATTGAACTCCACCTAAAAACCAAATGGAAATCATTAATGAAGACCAACCAGAGATAACTGCACCACGCATCCATTGAACTAATGTAAAAATCAGTAAAAAAACACTAATCAAAATAACTAAAAAGCCTAATGACATAATCATTCGAATTGGAACAGTTGAAAACGATGATATTCCATCAAAAGCAAATCTGATCATCTTATTTAAAGGATACTTAGATTCACCGGCAAATCTTTCTTTTCTTTCATAAAGAACCTTAGCTGACGGGTATCCAACTAAAGGCACCATTCCACGCAAGAATAAATTTCTTTCTTTGAATTTTAATAAAGCGGTAACCGCTCTTTTACTCATCAATCGATAATCTGCTGAATTAGGAACCATATCAACTCCCATATGTTTCATTAAACTATAAAACGCCAATGCAGATCTTCGCTTAAAGAAAGTATCTGTTTGTCGACTGCTACGAACTCCGTAAACAACATCAAAGCCTTGATTATATTTGGCAACCATTTCATAAATTGCTGTTACATCGTCTTGTAAATCTGCATCAATCGTTATCAC harbors:
- a CDS encoding glycosyltransferase family 2 protein — encoded protein: MVKCGLLTIIVPCYNEEAVLPETVKELGTILENLIKKGKIDPASKLLFVNDGSQDRTWRLITDFEKDFDFVTGIKFSRNFGHQNALLAGMTTAVEHSDMVITIDADLQDDVTAIYEMVAKYNQGFDVVYGVRSSRQTDTFFKRRSALAFYSLMKHMGVDMVPNSADYRLMSKRAVTALLKFKERNLFLRGMVPLVGYPSAKVLYERKERFAGESKYPLNKMIRFAFDGISSFSTVPIRMIMSLGFLVILISVFLLIFTLVQWMRGAVISGWSSLMISIWFLGGVQLVCVSVIGEYVGKIFKETKQRPRFTIEKDDFTPKFKK